In Dysidea avara chromosome 3, odDysAvar1.4, whole genome shotgun sequence, a single window of DNA contains:
- the LOC136250813 gene encoding uncharacterized protein, whose product MQTHNKIYVYGLNCNIRRDDMASGFITNGHVRGAVSFGMPLSEKPRLQDLYGKVVPHHGIHWRAVGIGLGLVFSVVDTVGHDFHNSNDRLRRVLEKWLQLDGDNATWGRLELVITNVQRAELGLEPIETINWLGSVNTTEANTRIPTNTGSFVTANEVCINSEADGATKVTTNTSSYTTIDDKPSSPGNAFIVYEMDNSIGEENLLCFADFLRSCKVNCDIDCYHSIDDSINDWNLWAVKQIKNISVLGGYILLVCTPSLLEKLESSSNCRIEMKHGHIYTYELNALIKGEHCPDRFIPIIPTQFINNKCIPLSLVGRTSYIVSFNNMLKYDDRDGILNTFHDIEKLVAKLIGENLVPKPPIAPTTPTLTKRRRWQGTPGL is encoded by the exons ATGCAGACACACAATAAAATTTACGTGTACGGACTAAATTGTAATATACGGAGGGATGACATGGCGAGTGGATTTATCACCAATGGCCACGTACGAGGAGCAGTGTCATTTGGGATGCCAC TAAGTGAAAAGCCACGTTTACAAGATCTTTATGGTAAAGTAGTTCCTCACCATGGCATACACTGGAGAGCTGTAGGTATTGGTTTGGGACTGGTTTTTTCAGTGGTGGATACTGTTGGACATGATTTTCACAACAGCAATGATCGATTGAGGAGAGTTCTGGAAAAATGGCTGCAGCTAGATGGGGACAATGCTACCTGGGGTAGACTAGAACTTGTCATTACTAATGTGCAGAGAGCAGAGCTTGGGCTTGAACCGATTGAGACAAtaa ACTGGCTAGGATCTGTTAATACTACTGAAGCAAACACAAGGATACCCACCAACACAGGCTCTTTTGTCACTGCTAATGAAGTATGCATAAATAGTGAAGCAGATGGAGCAACAAAAGTTACCACCAACACAAGTTCTTACACTACCATTGATGACAAACCATCATCCCCAG GAAATGCATTTATTGTTTATGAAATGGATAATTCAATTGGTGAAGAGAATTTGTTATGTTTTGCTGATTTCTTACGATCATGTAAAGTTAACTGTGATATTGACTGCTATCACTCTATTGATGATTCTATTAATGACTGGAATTTGTGGGCAGTTAAACAAATCAAGAATATTTCTGTTCTTGGAGGATATATTCTTTTAGTTTGTACTCCTTCGTTACTTGAAAAACTAGAAAGTTCATCAAACTGTAGAATTGAAATGAAGCATGGACACATTTATACTTATGAATTAAATGCACTGATAAAAGGAGAACATTGTCCTGATCGGTTCATTCCCATTATTCCCACGCAGTTTATCAATAACAAATGTATACCACTATCTCTTGTTGGTAGAACATCCTATATAGTGTCTTTTAATAATATGCTAAAATATGATGACAGAGATGGAATATTAAATACTTTTCATGATATTGAGAAGCTAGTTGCAAAACTGATTGGTGAGAATTTGGTACCTAAACCTCCTATAGCACCGACTACACCAACCCTGACAA AACGACGAAGATGGCAAGGCACACCAGGTCTTTAG
- the LOC136250812 gene encoding uncharacterized protein, producing MKSVRIIDDNEQTRQGPTGVKKFLVEQTDSSDVTVASTRSPALWKSDLLILIIEHLQLYALILSLSLRWPWPTDYIRGSRFMFVINFDLWELVKTDDDIYRGVAAATIDPNEVPFDYFAFALSWLLVVTCLPIVCVVCHYAMKKIKEMPLPTMIRWQSHVLHVFLILAQLLCLPFAIVTVRLLQCDTYTPPGADSRYKSVVLSDTDCWSGTHIGLLLPMSLVSIFYLIVIPLWMMKTIKRQLVVSSLCCLCRGHRTHENYLRLKEMEYSLELEDGWLNKHCRLFSSYRRSWVLYRPVGFFVKVLVVLIYGVLFYSDYYQANSLFAVLLLWLLLLLFLPVYRLHVFNVLLIISLLANTSNAVLGLLVVLETESSLVIGQNLVNALLVIQFGWLTVTILCTLYLLLRHYHKIGPLVVTTTAKNTSLWPTLRSSTNDHKYLLAILQSRRVLNYTHSIPSILSPTHQLANQIQVINAYCREAELLNDPLHSTLWATLDELIDVHNAVRPLSIFANSTKLNVQKTANELIQLLPSLRCRLEQREHDLILVPPIKRRLLLKMFILSTFIYHKQAKISALLSEYTIPHHLGASQSDVWQESERWDRRQSEALTLASSRPSTQGDPKCEELIEQVDRQFPLVTVT from the coding sequence ATGAAGAGTGTGCGTATAATTGACGATAATGAGCAGACGAGGCAGGGACCTACAGGCGTAAAGAAATTTCTGGTTGAACAGACTGACAGTAGCGACGTAACTGTCGCATCTACCAGAAGCCCTGCCCTCTGGAAATCAGACCTCCTTATTCTAATTATAGAACACCTTCAGTTGTATGCCCTTATACTGTCACTATCTCTGCGATGGCCATGGCCTACTGACTACATCAGAGGATCAAGATTTATGTTTGTGATCAACTTTGACCTTTGGGAGCTAGTCAAGACAGATGATGACATTTACAGAGGTGTTGCTGCTGCAACAATTGATCCTAATGAAGTTCCATTTGACTATTTTGCTTTTGCTTTGTCATGGTTGCTAGTAGTAACATGTCTGCcgatagtgtgtgtagtgtgtcactACGCAATGAAGAAGATAAAGGAGATGCCACTACCAACAATGATCAGGTGGCAGTCACATGTCTTGCATGTGTTCCTCATACTTGCTCAGTTGCTATGCCTACCATTTGCTATAGTAACAGTGAGGTTGTTACAGTGTGATACTTATACACCTCCAGGGGCTGACAGTCGGTACAAGTCAGTGGTGCTTAGTGATACAGACTGTTGGTCAGGCACCCATATTGGCCTTCTTTTACCCATGTCTCTTGTGAGCATCTTTTATCTGATTGTGATACCATTGTGGATGATGAAGACTATTAAACGTCAGTTGGTGGTGTCAAGTTTGTGTTGTCTTTGTCGTGGACACCGTACACATGAGAACTACCTCCGCTTGAAAGAGATGGAATACTCACTGGAGCTTGAAGATGGTTGGTTGAATAAACATTGTCGATTGTTTTCCTCCTACAGGAGATCCTGGGTATTGTATAGACctgttggtttctttgtgaaGGTACTTGTAGTACTAATTTATGGGGTACTCTTCTATTCAGATTACTACCAGGCCAATTCACTGTTTGCTGTACTGTTGCTATggttattgttgttattgttcCTGCCAGTTTACCGGCTACATGTGTTCAATGTGCttctaattatttcactacTTGCCAATACCAGTAATGCAGTACTTGGCCTACTCGTCGTATTAGAAACAGAAAGCTCACTTGTGATTGGTCAGAATCTTGTCAATGCACTCCTGGTGATTCAATTTGGTTGGTTAACTGTCACCATACTGTGTACCCTCTATTTGTTGCTAAGACATTATCATAAGATTGGTCCCTTGGTGGTCACTACGACGGCAAAGAACACATCATTGTGGCCAACACTTCGAAGTTCAACTAATGATCACAAATACTTACTAGCTATTCTACAGAGTCGGCGTGTTTTGAACTATACCCACAGCATCCCCAGCATCTTGTCACCTACCCACCAATTGGCTAATCAGATTCAAGTGATTAATGCTTATTGTAGAGAGGCAGAGTTACTGAACGATCCATTACACAGCACCTTGTGGGCTACACTGGATGAACTGATTGATGTACACAATGCTGTAAGGCCGTTGTCCATATTTGCTAACTCTACTAAACTGAATGTTCAAAAAACTGCTAATGAATTAATACAACTTCTGCCGTCACTGAGATGCAGACTGGAGCAACGAGAACACGATTTGATACTGGTACCTCCTATAAAAAGACGTCTTCTACTTAAGATGTTTATTCTTAGCACCTTCATTTATCACAAGCAGGCAAAGATATCTGCCCTATTGTCTGAATACACTATACCCCACCACCTGGGTGCCAGCCAATCAGATGTGTGGCAGGAATCAGAGAGGTGGGATAGGAGACAATCTGAAGCATTAACATTGGCGAGCAGTAGACCTAGTACTCAAGGTGACCCCAAGTGTGAAGAACTGATTGAGCAAGTTGACAGGCAGTTTCCATTGGTAACAGTTACCTAG